Part of the Catalinimonas alkaloidigena genome is shown below.
TTCTTATCCCCGTACCCGATTATTTTCAGTTGGAATTGATTTAAGTTTCTAAGCCATGAGATTGATACAAATAATAATAGAAAAAGCTATGTATACGCATATAAAAGTATTTCTGAAAGCTGTATCCTTCAGTATGTTACTCGCTCTGGCGTCCTGTTCAGATGATTTTGTTGATGTGACAAATCCGGATGCGCTTTCTACTGAGAACTATCCCGGATCTGTCAATGATCTGGAACAGTTGCTTACCGGAGTGTACGGCAGCCAGCATGTAACAGGTTTGTATGGTCATAATATGTTTGGCAAAATACTGTATATGTGGTCGCATACTGCGGACTTAAGCTGGCAGGGTACCCCTACATGGATTGCGCTGGCACAGAACAATTCTCAGCCTAATGATGGGTTTTTGAATGCCACCTGGCAGGACTCCTGGGTAGGTGTGCAGCGGTCTAATACATTATTAGAAAACCTTGCTTCGTATCGTGAAAACCTTGCCAAAGACTCTGAACAGGCTAGCCTGAATCTTATAGAAGGGCAGGCGTACTTTCTGCGCGCCTGGTATTATTATAATCTGATCAATATATGGGGCGAGTCCTTCATCATTGATGGACATGGCGGAGAAGGTAAAGGAGTACCAATCATGACAGAGGTATCTTCCAGTCTGGATGAAACCCAGCTCCCCCGGGCTACAGTGCGTGAGGTGTGGGACTTTATGATCGCTGATCTCAAAGAAGCAGAGCGTCTGTTGGATGGTAACAGCTGGAGTGGTAATGATTTATACAAAGCTGATGTCTGGGCAGTAAAAAGCTTTTTGGGTAAAGCCTATGTGTATACACAGGACTGGAATAATGCTCAAAGTTATCTGAATGATGTCATCACCAACAGTGGCAAGTCACTGGTCCCCTTTGACACCTACAAAGAGATGTTTAATGGAAATAATGAATTTAACTCCGAGTCATTGTATGAGCTGAACCTAAATGTGGATATGACTGCCAGGGGAGGGTCAGCTACTTCTATGGGCTCAAGTGTAGGAATGGTACTGGCCCCAAGTTATGTGGGTGATAATGGCAGCGCAGCGGCCTCAGCATGGTCTAATGTTTTTCCGCATGAAAAAAATATCCAGCGTTTTGGCTTTGATGAAGGGCACTACTTCCCGCCGGGCACGGAGCAGGTTTCACCTGACAATGTAGATCCGGCATATGTAAGCAACTCTATAGAAGCACGGGATAATCAGACGGTTGACCCCCGTCTTTGGGTGTCTTGTCTGCAGCCCTATGTAGACTCAATGATAGTGAGCGGCGGAAAAAGAGCGATATCTCATTACCTGGATATTCATGAACTGGACATGGAAGCCTGGAGCTTTAGAAAGTATATCAACCTGGAAGGTACAGAGACAGAAATCAATATGGCCAACGGCTCTAATTTTTACTGGCTTCGCCTGGCGGATATTTATCTACTCTATGCCGAAGCACTCATCAATAATGGTAATACTTCAGACGCCCTGGAGTATATCAACAAAGTGAAGCGCAGAGCCTATGGATACCCGGTAGATGTCCCTTCGCCGGTAGACTACAGCAGTCTGTCTGACAATACCATGGCCAGTGATCCGGTACTGATGAATGATCCGCTGAAGTATGAGCGTTGGGCAGAATTATTTGGAGAAGGGCACTGGTGGTTTGATGTACGCCGCTGGCAGATAGGAGATCAGGAAGCCAATTATTATGAAAGAGTACGCGGAGGAACCATACAGTGGGAGAATACCGATTATGCCCAGCCTATCCCTATCCTGGAACTGAATGCTAATGTGGAGATGGAGCAGAATCCGGGCTATTAAAACTTAAATAATCATTGGGTAGAAAAGCATTGTCTTCAGGACAGCGCTTTTCTGCCACTTACTAAAGTAAAAACTGAAATCATGCATGGAGTAGGACACAGTGCTTTTAAAGCAGCCGGCAGATTTAATCCAGTGCAAATGTTAACAAAATTCTTATATGGCAAATAGTAAATTTAACCGTCGGGAATCATTAAAAATGTTAGGGCTGAGCTCAGCAGGCTTCTTAGGAATGCTGGGGCAGGGAGCTAATACAAAGGCAGAGGCCAAAGAGAAGGCAACTTCATCTTATGCTAAAGGCATGGCTCCGGTTACCATTAAAAGTGTAAAAGCAATTGGCACCCGCCCCGGCGGATCCAACCTGATCGTCGTAAAAGTAGAAACGAGTGAGCCGGGACTATATGGTCTGGGCTGTGCTACTTTTACCCAAAGGGCATTCGCGGTGCTTCCGGCTATTGAATATCTGAATGAATTCGCAGCGGGCAAAGATGTGGACAATATTGAAGATATGTGGCAGTCTGCTTACGTCAGTTCCTACTGGCGCAACGGCCCTGTCCTCAACAATGCCCTCAGTGGATTAGATCAGGCATTATGGGATATCAAAGGCAAGCGGGCAAATATGCCGGTACATCAGCTACTCGGCGGCAAAGTAAGATTC
Proteins encoded:
- a CDS encoding RagB/SusD family nutrient uptake outer membrane protein, producing MRLIQIIIEKAMYTHIKVFLKAVSFSMLLALASCSDDFVDVTNPDALSTENYPGSVNDLEQLLTGVYGSQHVTGLYGHNMFGKILYMWSHTADLSWQGTPTWIALAQNNSQPNDGFLNATWQDSWVGVQRSNTLLENLASYRENLAKDSEQASLNLIEGQAYFLRAWYYYNLINIWGESFIIDGHGGEGKGVPIMTEVSSSLDETQLPRATVREVWDFMIADLKEAERLLDGNSWSGNDLYKADVWAVKSFLGKAYVYTQDWNNAQSYLNDVITNSGKSLVPFDTYKEMFNGNNEFNSESLYELNLNVDMTARGGSATSMGSSVGMVLAPSYVGDNGSAAASAWSNVFPHEKNIQRFGFDEGHYFPPGTEQVSPDNVDPAYVSNSIEARDNQTVDPRLWVSCLQPYVDSMIVSGGKRAISHYLDIHELDMEAWSFRKYINLEGTETEINMANGSNFYWLRLADIYLLYAEALINNGNTSDALEYINKVKRRAYGYPVDVPSPVDYSSLSDNTMASDPVLMNDPLKYERWAELFGEGHWWFDVRRWQIGDQEANYYERVRGGTIQWENTDYAQPIPILELNANVEMEQNPGY